In Zalophus californianus isolate mZalCal1 chromosome 4, mZalCal1.pri.v2, whole genome shotgun sequence, the following proteins share a genomic window:
- the CD2 gene encoding T-cell surface antigen CD2, producing MSLACQILASFLLIFIVSTKGAAPENNVVWGTLGQDFNLNITGFQMNDDIDDIRWEKGKIKVARLKMGKLKETDGRYNVSTNGALKIKHLKIEDGDSYRVVIYATNGKNILDKTFLLKIQEEVSLPVMFWSCTNRNLTCEIRSGTDPELMLYLDNTLLANGASKTISRRIAPNKWTTKRSMSFNCTAKNKVSKQNGGVTIDCSEKGLDLYLIVGICGGGTIFVIFMTLLIFYINKRKKQNSRRNDEELEIRTRRVTTKERRQKPRQVPGSAPQNPAVSQAPPPPSHRPQVPCHRSPPPSHRVQHHPQKKAPPPSATHVHQQKGPPLPRPRVQPKPPHGAQKTHNSVS from the exons ATGAGCCTCGCATGTCAAATCTTAGCCAGCTTCCTTCTGATTTTCATCGTTTCTACCAAAG GTGCAGCCCCTGAAAACAATGTTGTCTGGGGTACCCTGGGTCAAGACTTCAACCTGAACATTACTGGTTTTCAAATGAATGATGATATAGATGATATACGATGGGAAAAGGGCAAAATCAAGGTTGCACGACTCAAAATGGGCAAGCTTAAAGAGACAGATGGAAGATACAATGTATCAACAAATGGAGCTCTGAAAATTAAACATCTGAAGATAGAGGACGGTGATTCCTACAGGGTGGTTATATATGCTACAAATGGAAAGAACATATTGGACAAAACATTTCTACTGAAGATTCAAG aggaggtTTCACTACCTGTGATGTTCTGGAGTTGTACCAACAGAAACCTGACCTGTGAGATAAGGAGTGGAACTGACCCTGAATTAATGCTGTATCTAGATAATACATTATTAGCTAATGGTGCATCTAAAACTATTTCTCGGAGGATTGCCCCAAACAAGTGGACGACCAAACGGAGTATGTCATTCAACTGCACGGCGAAGAACAAAGTCAGTAAGCAAAACGGAGGGGTGACCATCGATTGTTCAG AGAAGGGTCTGGACTTGTATCTCATTGTTGGTATCTGCGGAGGAGGCACCATCTTCGTCATCTTTATGACACTACTCATTTTctacatcaacaagagaaaaaagcagaacaGTAGGAGAAATG ACGAGGAGCTGGAGATAAGAACACGCAGAGTAACCACCAAGGAGAGGCGCCAGAAGCCCCGCCAGGTTCCAGGATCAGCTCCTCAAAATCCAGCTGTGTCCCAAGCTCCTCCACCACCTAGTCATCGGCCCCAGGTCCCTTGTCATCGGTCCCCGCCTCCGAGCCACCGTGTCCAGCATCACCCGCAGAAGAAGGCTCCTCCTCCGTCAGCCACCCACGTTCACCAGCAGAAAGGTCCTCCCCTCCCTAGGCCTCGAGTTCAACCAAAACCTCCCCATGGGGCACAGAAAACTCATAACTCTGTCTCCTGA